The following DNA comes from Novipirellula caenicola.
GGTCAAGCTTGAGCGTCAATTCACGCAAGATCGGTTCGCAGAGCTGGAACGCTCGCTCGATCTTGACGAGTTGCTCGCCTTCGATTTCGAAGTAAGTCAACCAGTAGGTGCCCTTTTGGTGCTTGTCGATGGGGTAGGCGAGTCGCTGTTCCATCCACATCCGGCTGACGAGCACGTTGCCGCCATTTTCGCTGATGATTTGTTCGATCTGCTTGCTGACGCCGCCGGGATCGCGTGCGTATTGGTTGCTATCGAGGATGAATAGCGTTTCGTAAGTGTTTTTCGCCACGGTTTTATCGTCTCTCTACGGTCTGATGGGTGCGTTGAACGCAGCGCTGTTTCGGAAAA
Coding sequences within:
- the rpsF gene encoding 30S ribosomal protein S6, whose amino-acid sequence is MAKNTYETLFILDSNQYARDPGGVSKQIEQIISENGGNVLVSRMWMEQRLAYPIDKHQKGTYWLTYFEIEGEQLVKIERAFQLCEPILRELTLKLDPRLVEPMLANARGESFTLSSRGEEEADDSDDNDSDDANAEDDSVVSSEA